One Nicotiana tomentosiformis chromosome 4, ASM39032v3, whole genome shotgun sequence genomic window carries:
- the LOC104111658 gene encoding 14-3-3-like protein C codes for MAVAPTAREENVYMAKLAEQAERYEEMVEFMEKVSNSLGSEELTVEERNLLSVAYKNVIGARRASWRIISSIEQKEESRGNEEHVNSIREYRSKIENELSKICDGILKLLDAKLIPSAASGDSKVFYLKMKGDYHRYLAEFKTGAERKEAAESTLTAYKAAQDIATTELAPTHPIRLGLALNFSVFYYEILNSPDRACNLAKQAFDEAIAELDTLGEESYKDSTLIMQLLRDNLTLWTSDMQDDGADEIKEDPKPDEAKN; via the exons ATGGCGGTGGCACCGACGGCGCGTGAGGAGAACGTCTACATGGCAAAGCTTGCAGAGCAAGCTGAGAGGTACGAAGAAATGGTTGAATTCATGGAAAAGGTCTCCAACTCCCTCGGCTCAGAAGAACTCACCGTGGAGGAACGAAACCTCCTCTCCGTCGCGTACAAGAACGTGATCGGAGCGCGTAGGGCATCGTGGCGTATTATCTCATCGATTGAGCAAAAGGAAGAGTCCAGAGGGAACGAGGAACACGTAAACTCTATCCGCGAGTACAGATCTAAGATTGAGAATGAACTCTCTAAGATCTGTGATGGCATTCTGAAATTGCTCGATGCAAAGCTTATCCCTTCTGCAGCATCTGGTGATTCTAAGGTGTTTTACCTGAAAATGAAAGGAGATTACCACCGCTATTTGGCTGAGTTCAAGACCGGTGCTGAACGTAAGGAGGCTGCTGAGAGTACTCTCACTGCCTACAAAGCTGCTCAG GATATTGCAACTACTGAGCTTGCCCCAACACATCCCATCCGACTTGGACTGGCTCTTAACTTCTCTGTGTTTTACTATGAGATCTTGAACTCTCCTGACCGCGCTTGCAATCTTGCTAAACAG GCCTTTGATGAAGCAATTGCTGAGTTGGACACACTGGGCGAGGAGTCTTACAAGGATAGCACTTTGATCATGCAACTTCTTCGTGACAATCTCACTCTCTGGACATCTGATATGCAG GATGATGGGGCTGATGAAATCAAGGAAGATCCCAAACCTGATGAAGCCAaaaattga
- the LOC104111657 gene encoding VQ motif-containing protein 9 has product MDNKSCNSSGGDADSTSATSSSSSGNRDMYLKHLNKISHKISKPIRKHPPPPPLFDNNQNLQTRPQAQTQHAPPPGPPLQNLQPQPQQQPPVYNINKSDFRDVVQKLTGSPAHERISTPPPIQQPKAPSSRLQRIRPPPLAQITNRPPPFVNASNVVAGGGIGCGGGFVGCQRPVHAQPLSPLPPFPAVHAAAESPISAYMRFLQSSIASGSSGLSPLAPRWINVGPPQQQPPFPPQSFPLPQQQNIPPPPTASSSVLPPFPAFPSSPLPFGCLPSPKSPYGLLSPSLLLSPSGHLGFQQLPLSPTLPVPSPKWKGI; this is encoded by the coding sequence ATGGATAATAAAAGCTGTAATTCATCTGGTGGTGACGCTGATTCTACTTCTGCTACGAGTAGTAGCAGCAGTGGTAATAGAGATATGTATTTGAAACATCTTAACAAAATCTCCCATAAGATTTCTAAACCCATTAGAAAacatcctcctcctcctcctctttttGACAACAACCAGAATCTTCAGACGCGTCCGCAGGCGCAGACCCAACACGCGCCACCACCGGGACCGCCTCTTCAGAATTTGCAGCCTCAACCGCAGCAACAGCCACCGGTGTATAATATTAACAAGAGTGATTTTAGGGATGTTGTTCAGAAGCTTACTGGTTCCCCTGCTCATGAACGGATTTCTACTCCTCCGCCTATACAACAGCCTAAGGCTCCGAGTTCACGGTTGCAGAGGATCCGTCCTCCGCCGCTTGCTCAGATCACCAACCGGCCTCCTCCCTTCGTGAACGCTTCTAACGTTGTTGCTGGTGGAGGTATTGGATGTGGTGGTGGATTTGTTGGCTGTCAACGACCTGTTCACGCACAGCCGTTATCTCCTCTTCCGCCGTTTCCGGCAGTGCATGCCGCGGCGGAATCGCCTATCTCCGCCTACATGAGGTTTCTACAGAGCTCAATCGCCTCTGGTTCCAGTGGGTTATCACCACTGGCTCCGCGGTGGATCAACGTTGGTCCGCCGCAGCAGCAGCCGCCATTTCCGCCTCAGTCGTTTCCGCTGCCGCAGCAACAGAACATTCCTCCGCCGCCGACCGCGTCTTCTTCCGTTTTACCACCATTTCCGGCTTTTCCGTCATCGCCGCTGCCGTTTGGGTGTTTGCCGTCGCCAAAATCGCCGTACGGTTTGCTATCTCCTAGTCTGCTGCTTTCACCGTCCGGTCACCTAGGGTTTCAGCAGCTCCCTCTGTCGCCGACACTTCCTGTGCCAAGCCCAAAATGGAAGGGTATTTGA